From Afipia carboxidovorans OM5, one genomic window encodes:
- the mltG gene encoding endolytic transglycosylase MltG yields MSERPPIAPRSPRAALEPQQVPPPKRSDSVRNPFVVAGNAVMTVLLVLMLGAGGLYIYGKQVLSAKGPLTEDKVVNIPPRAGMTDIGDILLREGVISADRWTFIGGVLALNARTSLKSGEFLFQKNASLSDVIGTIVDGKVVQHAFTVPEGLTSEQIVARLQENEIFSGSLREVPREGTLLPDTYKFPRGTPREQVIHRMQQAQKRVVTETWERRNPDLPLRSVDQLVTLASIVEKETGRADERSRVAAVFVNRLRQKIKLQSDPTIIYGLVGGKGTLGRPIKRSEIQQPTPYNTYVIDGLPPGPIANPGRASLEATANPARTRDLYFVADGTGGHTFTENYNEHQKAVVKLRALERQQNDVAEPDDVPPPAGAAPAPAEPATAPPAATPAPKRGSKAARGKQSLAPGNGDAWAGVTSATHQRKPAAHVKPAPSSAASAEAAPAAR; encoded by the coding sequence ATGAGTGAGAGGCCACCCATAGCTCCGCGGAGCCCGCGCGCGGCGCTTGAGCCCCAGCAGGTTCCGCCGCCGAAGCGCTCCGATAGCGTCCGCAATCCGTTCGTCGTGGCGGGTAACGCCGTGATGACGGTCCTGCTCGTGTTGATGCTGGGTGCAGGCGGGCTGTACATCTACGGCAAGCAGGTACTCAGCGCCAAAGGCCCGCTCACTGAAGACAAGGTCGTCAACATTCCGCCGCGCGCCGGCATGACCGACATCGGCGACATCCTGCTGCGGGAAGGCGTCATCTCCGCCGACCGCTGGACCTTCATCGGCGGCGTGCTGGCGCTCAACGCGCGCACCTCGCTGAAGTCGGGCGAGTTCCTGTTCCAGAAGAACGCGAGCCTGTCCGACGTGATCGGCACCATCGTCGATGGCAAGGTCGTGCAGCATGCTTTCACCGTGCCCGAGGGGCTGACCTCCGAGCAGATCGTCGCGCGTCTGCAGGAGAACGAGATTTTCTCGGGATCGCTGCGCGAGGTGCCGCGCGAGGGCACGCTGCTGCCCGATACCTACAAATTCCCGCGTGGCACGCCGCGCGAGCAGGTGATCCACCGCATGCAGCAGGCGCAGAAGCGGGTGGTGACCGAGACGTGGGAGCGCCGCAATCCCGATCTGCCGCTGCGCTCGGTCGATCAACTCGTGACGCTCGCCTCCATCGTCGAGAAGGAAACCGGCCGCGCCGATGAGCGCAGCCGTGTCGCCGCGGTGTTCGTCAATCGCCTGCGCCAGAAGATCAAGCTGCAGTCCGATCCGACGATCATCTACGGCCTTGTCGGCGGCAAGGGCACGCTCGGCCGCCCGATCAAGCGCAGCGAGATCCAGCAGCCGACACCTTACAACACCTACGTGATCGACGGTTTGCCGCCGGGGCCGATCGCCAATCCGGGCCGCGCCTCGCTTGAGGCCACTGCAAACCCGGCGCGCACGCGTGACCTGTATTTCGTGGCTGACGGCACGGGCGGCCACACCTTCACCGAGAACTACAACGAGCATCAGAAGGCTGTGGTGAAGCTGCGCGCACTCGAGCGCCAGCAGAATGACGTCGCCGAGCCCGACGATGTACCGCCTCCGGCCGGTGCTGCGCCGGCACCCGCGGAGCCTGCGACCGCGCCTCCGGCTGCGACGCCTGCGCCGAAGCGGGGTTCGAAGGCGGCACGCGGCAAGCAATCGCTTGCGCCGGGCAACGGCGATGCCTGGGCCGGCGTGACCTCGGCAACGCATCAGCGCAAGCCTGCCGCTCATGTAAAGCCCGCGCCGTCCAGCGCGGCCTCGGCCGAGGCGGCCCCCGCCGCCCGCTGA